The following are encoded together in the Monodelphis domestica isolate mMonDom1 chromosome 5, mMonDom1.pri, whole genome shotgun sequence genome:
- the CASD1 gene encoding N-acetylneuraminate 9-O-acetyltransferase isoform X2, giving the protein MLLQVPVPPPDEVGSPTQQQEAVEAQGGANSASAQAQGRPRSEPGDTGEGEGAGAEGGAGTAEPRRRAGEAAAEAEIPVWRRLLLAALQPWRRPPSDSPAAEGRAQEPLLPTGPARVPAAAARCCHGGSKMAALAYTRGRREINQYFSVSSAKGLALAAVLLLAAGHAALRHYPGHDSCEYLLSSGRFLGEKVWQPHSCMMHKYKVSEAKNCLIDKHIAFIGDSRIRQLFYSFVKIINPQFREEGNKHENIPFRDRGASVKVDFLWHPEVNASMKQRLRAWSEEPAGRPDVVVVGAATWSIKAHNGSDEALAQYRTNITALAPFLEKLARTSDVYWVLQDPVYEDLLSASRRMITNEKIRAYNEAAVGVLNGSAQARLRLFRVSQLIAQETIMESVDGLHLPESSRETSAMILMNVCCNKVVRPVDGSCCRAPPAPTLTQKLAAAFFGLSVAGGLALRLLQRLRRRRARPGADVEGAGEKRAAAAAPSEVALQACCKLGLIMAYFYLCDRADLFMKEGKFYRHSAFFTPIVYILVLGLFYNDAAKEFLPVYMHIRVLVAAYLFQTGYGHFSYFWIKGDFGIHRVCQVLFRLNFLVVVLCIVMDRPYQFYYFVPLVTVWFLVIYVTLALWPQITQKKANGSCVWHVGLLMKLASLFLCICFLAYSQGAFEKIFSLWPLSKCFELNGNIYEWWFRWKLDRYVVFHGMLFAFVYLALQKRQVLSEGKGEPLLPPRVANVLLFVSVVSFLTYSIWASSCKTKAECNELHPAVSVVQILAFVLIRNIPGYARSVYSSFFAWFGKISLELFICQYHIWLAADTRGVLVLIPGSPALNVTVSTFVFVCVAHEVSRITNDLAHVLIPTESAVLWKRLACLAAFFSALLLLSSVQGAP; this is encoded by the exons ATGCTGCTCCAGGTTCCGGTCCCGCCCCCCGACGAAGTCGGGTCGCCGACGCAACAGCAGGAGGCAGTAGAGGCACAAGGGGGCGCAAACTCTGCCTCTGCGCAGGCGCAAGGCAGGCCGCGGAGCGAGCCAGGGGACACGGGCGAGGGCGAGGGCGCAGGCGCGGAAGGGGGCGCGGGCACGGCAGAACCGCGGCGGCGCGCGGGGGAGGCCGCGGCGGAGGCGGAGATCCCGGTGTGGCGACGGCTGCTGCTGGCCGCGCTGCAGCCCTGGCGGCGGCCACCGAGCGACAGCCCAGCCGCTGAAGGCCGGGCCCAGGAGCCACTCCTGCCCACGGGCCCGGCTCGCGTTCCCGCCGCCGCCGCGCGCTGTTGTCATGGAGGATCCAAGATGGCGGCGCTGGCGTACACGCGCGGGCGGCGCGAGATTAACCAGTACTTCAGCGTGAGCAGCGCCAAGGGGCTCGCGCTGGCCGCCGTGCTGCTGCTGGCCGCCGGCCACGCGGCGCTGCGCCACTACCCGG GCCATGATTCCTGCGAGTACCTGCTTTCGAGCGGCCGATTTCTTGGAGAGAAGGTTTGGCAGCCTCACAGCTGTATGATGCACAAGTATAAAGTCAG TGAAGCAAAGAACTGCCTCATAGATAAACATATCGCCTTCATTGGAGACTCCAGAATTCGTCAGTTATTTTATTCTTTCGTAAAAATAATTAACCCTCAATtcagagaagaaggaaataag CATGAGAACATTCCGTTCCGAGACCGAGGCGCCTCCGTGAAAGTG GACTTCCTGTGGCACCCCGAAGTCAACGCGTCCATGAAGCAGCGCCTCAGAGCGTGGAGCGAG GAGCCTGCTGGAAGGCCCGACGTGGTCGTCGTGGGAGCCGCCACG TGGTCCATCAAGGCCCACAACGGCAGCGACGAGGCCCTCGCCCAGTACAGGACCAACATCACTGCGCTGGCCCCGTTTCTGGAGAAGCTGGCGCGGACGAGCGACGTTTACTGGGTCCTGCAAG ACCCCGTCTACGAAGACCTCCTCAGCGCGAGCAGGCGCATGATCACCAACGAGAAGATCCGCGCCTACAACGAGGCGGCCGTCGGCGTCCTCAACGGCAGCGCCCAGGCCCGGCTCCGGCTCTTCCGGGTCTCCCAGCTGATCGCCCAGGAGACCATCATGGAGTCCGTGGACGGCCTCCACCTCCCGGAGTCCAGCCGAGAGACG AGCGCCATGATCCTCATGAACGTGTGCTGCAACAAGGTGGTGCGGCCCGTCGACGGCTCCTGCTGCCGggccccccccgcccccaccctcACGCAGAAGCTGGCGGCCGCCTTCTTCGGCCTGTCCGTGGCGGGGGGCCTGGCCCTGCGGCTGCTGCAGCGGCTGCGTCGCCGGCGGGCCCGGCCGGGCGCCGACGTGGAGGGCGCCGGAGAGAAGAGGGCGGCGGCCGCGGCCCCCTCCGAGGTGGCCCTGCAGGCGTGCTGCAAGCTGGGGCTCATCATGGCCTACTTCTACCTGTGCGACCGGGCGGACCTGTTCATGAAGGAGGGCAAGTTCTACCGGCACTCGGCCTTCTTCACCCCCATCGTCTACATCCTGGTCCTGGGCCTCTTCTACAACGACGCCGCCAAGGAG TTTTTGCCTGTGTATATGCACATTAGAGTTCTGGTTGCTGCATATCTATTTCAAACAGGTTACGGGCACTTCTCGTACTTTTGGATCAAAGGAGACTTTGGCATCCACCGAGTATGTCAG GTCTTGTTTCGTCTCAATTTCCTGGTCGTGGTGCTGTGCATCGTGATGGACCGGCCGTACCAATTCTACTACTTCGTCCCCCTGGTCACTGTGTGGTTCTTGGTCATCTACGTCACCTTGGCCTTGTGGCCTCAGATCACCCAGAAGAAAGCGAACG GAAGTTGCGTCTGGCATGTGGGCCTGCTGATGAAGCTCGCTTCCTTGTTCCTTTGTATCTGCTTCCTGGCCTATTCTCAG GGGGCGTTCGAGAAGATTTTCTCTCTCTGGCCGCTCTCCAAGTGCTTCGAGTTGAACGGAAACATCTACGAATGGTGGTTCCGCTGGAAACTGGACCGCTAC GTCGTGTTTCACGGGATGCTGTTTGCCTTTGTCTACCTGGCCTTGCAGAAGCGCCAGGTGCTGTCCGAGGGGAAGGGGGAGCCTCTGCTCCCCCCCCGGGTGGCCAACGtgctcctctttgtctctgtggTCTCCTTCCTG ACCTACTCCATCTGGGCCAGCAGCTGTAAGACCAAAGCGGAGTGCAACGAGCTCCACCCTGCCGTGTCCGTCGTGCAG ATTCTGGCCTTTGTCCTCATCCGGAACATCCCGGGCTATGCCCGTTCGGTGTACAGCTCCTTCTTCGCTTGGTTCGGGAAGATCTCGCTAGAG CTCTTCATCTGCCAGTACCACATCTGGCTGGCGGCCGACACCAGGGGCGTCCTGGTGCTCATCCCCGGGAGCCCGGCGCTCAACGTCACCGTCAGCACCTTCGTCTTCGTCTGCGTCGCCCACGAGGTCTCGCGCATCACCAACGACCTGGCCCACGTGCTCATCCCCACGGAGAGCGCGGTGCTCTGGAAGAGGCTGGCCTGCCTCGCGGCCTTCTTCTCGGCGCTGCTGCTGCTGTCCTCCGTCCAGGGGGCGCCGTAG
- the CASD1 gene encoding N-acetylneuraminate 9-O-acetyltransferase isoform X1, with the protein MLLQVPVPPPDEVGSPTQQQEAVEAQGGANSASAQAQGRPRSEPGDTGEGEGAGAEGGAGTAEPRRRAGEAAAEAEIPVWRRLLLAALQPWRRPPSDSPAAEGRAQEPLLPTGPARVPAAAARCCHGGSKMAALAYTRGRREINQYFSVSSAKGLALAAVLLLAAGHAALRHYPGHDSCEYLLSSGRFLGEKVWQPHSCMMHKYKVSEAKNCLIDKHIAFIGDSRIRQLFYSFVKIINPQFREEGNKHENIPFRDRGASVKVDFLWHPEVNASMKQRLRAWSEEPAGRPDVVVVGAATWSIKAHNGSDEALAQYRTNITALAPFLEKLARTSDVYWVLQDPVYEDLLSASRRMITNEKIRAYNEAAVGVLNGSAQARLRLFRVSQLIAQETIMESVDGLHLPESSRETSAMILMNVCCNKVVRPVDGSCCRAPPAPTLTQKLAAAFFGLSVAGGLALRLLQRLRRRRARPGADVEGAGEKRAAAAAPSEVALQACCKLGLIMAYFYLCDRADLFMKEGKFYRHSAFFTPIVYILVLGLFYNDAAKETKVLNREQTDEWKGWMQLVILIYHMSGASSFLPVYMHIRVLVAAYLFQTGYGHFSYFWIKGDFGIHRVCQVLFRLNFLVVVLCIVMDRPYQFYYFVPLVTVWFLVIYVTLALWPQITQKKANGSCVWHVGLLMKLASLFLCICFLAYSQGAFEKIFSLWPLSKCFELNGNIYEWWFRWKLDRYVVFHGMLFAFVYLALQKRQVLSEGKGEPLLPPRVANVLLFVSVVSFLTYSIWASSCKTKAECNELHPAVSVVQILAFVLIRNIPGYARSVYSSFFAWFGKISLELFICQYHIWLAADTRGVLVLIPGSPALNVTVSTFVFVCVAHEVSRITNDLAHVLIPTESAVLWKRLACLAAFFSALLLLSSVQGAP; encoded by the exons ATGCTGCTCCAGGTTCCGGTCCCGCCCCCCGACGAAGTCGGGTCGCCGACGCAACAGCAGGAGGCAGTAGAGGCACAAGGGGGCGCAAACTCTGCCTCTGCGCAGGCGCAAGGCAGGCCGCGGAGCGAGCCAGGGGACACGGGCGAGGGCGAGGGCGCAGGCGCGGAAGGGGGCGCGGGCACGGCAGAACCGCGGCGGCGCGCGGGGGAGGCCGCGGCGGAGGCGGAGATCCCGGTGTGGCGACGGCTGCTGCTGGCCGCGCTGCAGCCCTGGCGGCGGCCACCGAGCGACAGCCCAGCCGCTGAAGGCCGGGCCCAGGAGCCACTCCTGCCCACGGGCCCGGCTCGCGTTCCCGCCGCCGCCGCGCGCTGTTGTCATGGAGGATCCAAGATGGCGGCGCTGGCGTACACGCGCGGGCGGCGCGAGATTAACCAGTACTTCAGCGTGAGCAGCGCCAAGGGGCTCGCGCTGGCCGCCGTGCTGCTGCTGGCCGCCGGCCACGCGGCGCTGCGCCACTACCCGG GCCATGATTCCTGCGAGTACCTGCTTTCGAGCGGCCGATTTCTTGGAGAGAAGGTTTGGCAGCCTCACAGCTGTATGATGCACAAGTATAAAGTCAG TGAAGCAAAGAACTGCCTCATAGATAAACATATCGCCTTCATTGGAGACTCCAGAATTCGTCAGTTATTTTATTCTTTCGTAAAAATAATTAACCCTCAATtcagagaagaaggaaataag CATGAGAACATTCCGTTCCGAGACCGAGGCGCCTCCGTGAAAGTG GACTTCCTGTGGCACCCCGAAGTCAACGCGTCCATGAAGCAGCGCCTCAGAGCGTGGAGCGAG GAGCCTGCTGGAAGGCCCGACGTGGTCGTCGTGGGAGCCGCCACG TGGTCCATCAAGGCCCACAACGGCAGCGACGAGGCCCTCGCCCAGTACAGGACCAACATCACTGCGCTGGCCCCGTTTCTGGAGAAGCTGGCGCGGACGAGCGACGTTTACTGGGTCCTGCAAG ACCCCGTCTACGAAGACCTCCTCAGCGCGAGCAGGCGCATGATCACCAACGAGAAGATCCGCGCCTACAACGAGGCGGCCGTCGGCGTCCTCAACGGCAGCGCCCAGGCCCGGCTCCGGCTCTTCCGGGTCTCCCAGCTGATCGCCCAGGAGACCATCATGGAGTCCGTGGACGGCCTCCACCTCCCGGAGTCCAGCCGAGAGACG AGCGCCATGATCCTCATGAACGTGTGCTGCAACAAGGTGGTGCGGCCCGTCGACGGCTCCTGCTGCCGggccccccccgcccccaccctcACGCAGAAGCTGGCGGCCGCCTTCTTCGGCCTGTCCGTGGCGGGGGGCCTGGCCCTGCGGCTGCTGCAGCGGCTGCGTCGCCGGCGGGCCCGGCCGGGCGCCGACGTGGAGGGCGCCGGAGAGAAGAGGGCGGCGGCCGCGGCCCCCTCCGAGGTGGCCCTGCAGGCGTGCTGCAAGCTGGGGCTCATCATGGCCTACTTCTACCTGTGCGACCGGGCGGACCTGTTCATGAAGGAGGGCAAGTTCTACCGGCACTCGGCCTTCTTCACCCCCATCGTCTACATCCTGGTCCTGGGCCTCTTCTACAACGACGCCGCCAAGGAG ACCAAGGTGCTGAACCGCGAGCAGACGGACGAGTGGAAAGGCTGGATGCAGCTGGTCATCCTCATCTACCACATGTCGGGGGCCAGCAGC TTTTTGCCTGTGTATATGCACATTAGAGTTCTGGTTGCTGCATATCTATTTCAAACAGGTTACGGGCACTTCTCGTACTTTTGGATCAAAGGAGACTTTGGCATCCACCGAGTATGTCAG GTCTTGTTTCGTCTCAATTTCCTGGTCGTGGTGCTGTGCATCGTGATGGACCGGCCGTACCAATTCTACTACTTCGTCCCCCTGGTCACTGTGTGGTTCTTGGTCATCTACGTCACCTTGGCCTTGTGGCCTCAGATCACCCAGAAGAAAGCGAACG GAAGTTGCGTCTGGCATGTGGGCCTGCTGATGAAGCTCGCTTCCTTGTTCCTTTGTATCTGCTTCCTGGCCTATTCTCAG GGGGCGTTCGAGAAGATTTTCTCTCTCTGGCCGCTCTCCAAGTGCTTCGAGTTGAACGGAAACATCTACGAATGGTGGTTCCGCTGGAAACTGGACCGCTAC GTCGTGTTTCACGGGATGCTGTTTGCCTTTGTCTACCTGGCCTTGCAGAAGCGCCAGGTGCTGTCCGAGGGGAAGGGGGAGCCTCTGCTCCCCCCCCGGGTGGCCAACGtgctcctctttgtctctgtggTCTCCTTCCTG ACCTACTCCATCTGGGCCAGCAGCTGTAAGACCAAAGCGGAGTGCAACGAGCTCCACCCTGCCGTGTCCGTCGTGCAG ATTCTGGCCTTTGTCCTCATCCGGAACATCCCGGGCTATGCCCGTTCGGTGTACAGCTCCTTCTTCGCTTGGTTCGGGAAGATCTCGCTAGAG CTCTTCATCTGCCAGTACCACATCTGGCTGGCGGCCGACACCAGGGGCGTCCTGGTGCTCATCCCCGGGAGCCCGGCGCTCAACGTCACCGTCAGCACCTTCGTCTTCGTCTGCGTCGCCCACGAGGTCTCGCGCATCACCAACGACCTGGCCCACGTGCTCATCCCCACGGAGAGCGCGGTGCTCTGGAAGAGGCTGGCCTGCCTCGCGGCCTTCTTCTCGGCGCTGCTGCTGCTGTCCTCCGTCCAGGGGGCGCCGTAG